A region of Armatimonadota bacterium DNA encodes the following proteins:
- the rpsU gene encoding 30S ribosomal protein S21, which yields MATVRVGKDESLDSALKRFRREVQRSGILVEAKRHEHYEKPSDRRRRKLAKRARKQKAKSR from the coding sequence TTGGCCACGGTTCGCGTGGGGAAGGATGAGTCCCTGGACAGCGCCCTCAAGCGGTTCCGCCGGGAGGTGCAGCGGTCGGGCATTCTGGTGGAGGCCAAGCGGCATGAGCACTACGAGAAGCCCAGTGACCGGCGTCGCCGCAAGCTTGCCAAGCGGGCCCGCAAACAGAAGGCGAAGTCCCGGTAG
- a CDS encoding aminomethyl transferase family protein — protein MDTSVPTGSLQALLDRVPNVVEHLYRNPKGALRAIFQLFPPTVLPPEFTNWRDEQRARRESAALLDQSFHMSNLYLRGPDALRLLESLAINSFRNFGPGRAKQFVVCSPEGYVIGDNILYGLEEDAFVLVGSEVVQNWVTYHAETGRYKVHTERDPAWFANPTGRRTASRFQVEGPKAFALLEKATGGPLPDVRFFHWTWLRIGGRKVRALRHSMAGVPGMELSGPWEDREVVRAALVEAGREFGLRGVGSLAYLSSGGLESGWVPNPLPAIYTSPDLRAYREWLPASGQEAMGSLGGSFYSSRIEDYYLTPWELGFEHILKFDHDFVGRRALAERVQDRHRRKVTLVWHPEDTARAFGSLLQPGPMAKYMEIPWLHYATWQYDRVLGPRGELVGIALYAGYTSNERAVVALAVVEEGHSQPGTEVVVVWGEDGGGSRSGPWVEPHVPVEIRATVAPVPISQAAREYRAAMRSGRGRDG, from the coding sequence ATGGATACGTCGGTGCCCACCGGGAGCCTGCAGGCGCTCCTGGATCGTGTGCCGAACGTGGTGGAGCATCTCTATCGGAATCCCAAGGGGGCGCTGCGGGCCATCTTCCAGTTGTTCCCGCCCACGGTCCTCCCCCCGGAGTTCACCAACTGGCGGGACGAACAGCGGGCCCGGCGGGAGTCCGCAGCGTTGCTGGATCAGTCGTTCCACATGAGCAACCTGTATCTGAGGGGACCGGACGCCCTGCGGCTGCTGGAGAGCCTGGCCATCAACAGCTTCCGGAACTTCGGCCCGGGGCGTGCGAAGCAGTTCGTGGTGTGCTCCCCAGAAGGGTACGTAATCGGGGACAACATCCTCTACGGACTGGAGGAGGACGCCTTCGTCCTGGTCGGTTCCGAGGTGGTCCAGAACTGGGTGACGTACCACGCGGAGACCGGCAGATACAAGGTTCACACGGAGCGGGACCCCGCATGGTTTGCGAACCCCACCGGACGGCGGACCGCATCCCGATTCCAGGTGGAGGGCCCGAAGGCCTTTGCCCTGCTGGAGAAAGCCACGGGAGGGCCCCTGCCGGACGTGCGGTTCTTCCACTGGACGTGGCTTCGCATCGGAGGGCGAAAAGTCCGGGCGTTGCGGCACAGCATGGCCGGAGTCCCGGGGATGGAGCTCTCGGGCCCCTGGGAGGACCGGGAGGTGGTGCGGGCGGCCCTCGTGGAGGCCGGCAGGGAGTTCGGCCTCCGAGGGGTGGGTTCCCTCGCGTACCTCTCCAGCGGCGGATTGGAGTCGGGATGGGTCCCGAACCCGCTCCCCGCCATCTACACCAGCCCTGACCTGCGCGCCTACCGGGAATGGCTTCCCGCCTCGGGGCAGGAGGCCATGGGATCCCTCGGAGGGAGCTTCTATTCCTCCCGCATCGAGGATTACTACCTCACCCCCTGGGAACTGGGATTCGAGCACATCCTCAAGTTCGATCACGACTTCGTGGGACGGCGGGCCCTGGCGGAGCGGGTGCAGGACCGGCACCGGAGGAAAGTGACCCTCGTCTGGCACCCGGAGGACACCGCCCGGGCCTTTGGCTCTCTCCTGCAGCCGGGGCCGATGGCGAAGTACATGGAGATCCCCTGGTTGCACTACGCCACCTGGCAATACGACAGGGTCCTGGGCCCGAGAGGGGAGCTGGTGGGGATCGCCCTGTATGCTGGCTACACGTCCAACGAGCGCGCCGTGGTGGCCCTGGCGGTGGTGGAGGAAGGTCATAGCCAGCCCGGAACGGAGGTGGTGGTGGTGTGGGGGGAGGACGGGGGAGGCAGCCGCAGCGGCCCATGGGTGGAGCCGCACGTGCCCGTGGAGATCCGGGCCACGGTGGCACCGGTCCCCATCAGCCAGGCCGCCCGGGAGTACCGAGCCGCCATGCGCTCCGGACGCGGACGGGACGGATAG
- a CDS encoding CRTAC1 family protein, with protein sequence MRPLQVLCVVLVVGLLGAQGFTPVYSQSTIQFQDVTDQVFPYPIRPLYGQSHGQSWGFIAVGDYDGDGWDDLYINEMSMVHTAEHQNVHGRPQSGYLLRNAQGRFVDETTKLPIVDEDTEHRHVAVWCDFDRDGDEDLLLGTGMDDEYPLGHPERMVGNLDVWLRNDGAYFTDVSRQVTVEGYDTRHSKVFHGYTCADVDGNGWPDILVLNKYAPEVYGESGGTPIFRLYLNQGGLRYREAAAERGFKDVEYRTSNIDPWGIGCVDFDGVRGVDCASAGGNLGRWILNKGGGFFEVNTGVYRPMMDRNAYSNDAVWGDFNGDGRVDFADAGLTRVIRGGANNGSTTLNDGIRDLARIDVGQRLRWRSVAVADFDNDGDSDLFVTVEGSGPKTPDGFPTKAPDQLFRTDRSETGVTFTEIARSAGVDGGVCVGKRADRRPADHCAGGGGAAVVDFDRDGRMDLVVSYTPWFKPAGGVEQVRLYRNVTPNPGNWIGILVQGQLALGARVTVQACGITHYREVRADTHHLAQNTRAIHVGLGSCQDRPYVTIQWSDGMAHRGWLNGNRYHLVRQ encoded by the coding sequence ATGCGTCCTCTGCAGGTCCTGTGCGTTGTCCTCGTGGTGGGGCTTCTGGGGGCTCAGGGTTTTACTCCTGTGTACTCCCAGAGCACCATTCAGTTCCAGGATGTCACGGACCAGGTTTTCCCCTATCCGATCCGTCCCCTCTACGGGCAGAGTCATGGACAGTCCTGGGGATTCATCGCGGTCGGTGACTACGACGGGGATGGGTGGGACGACCTCTACATCAACGAGATGAGCATGGTGCACACCGCAGAGCATCAGAATGTCCACGGACGTCCCCAGTCCGGGTATCTGCTCCGGAACGCCCAGGGGCGGTTCGTGGATGAGACTACGAAGCTCCCGATCGTCGACGAGGACACGGAGCACCGGCACGTGGCGGTCTGGTGCGATTTTGATCGGGACGGAGATGAGGACCTGCTTCTGGGAACCGGGATGGACGACGAATATCCCCTCGGCCACCCGGAACGGATGGTGGGGAATCTGGACGTGTGGCTCCGGAACGACGGGGCATATTTCACCGACGTGAGCCGACAGGTCACGGTTGAGGGATATGACACCCGGCACAGCAAGGTGTTTCACGGGTACACCTGCGCGGACGTGGACGGAAACGGGTGGCCGGATATTCTGGTGCTGAACAAGTACGCTCCTGAAGTGTACGGGGAGAGCGGTGGTACTCCGATATTCCGCCTGTATTTGAATCAGGGTGGTCTCCGTTATCGTGAAGCTGCAGCCGAGCGTGGATTCAAGGACGTGGAGTACAGGACCAGCAATATTGATCCCTGGGGGATCGGTTGCGTGGATTTCGATGGCGTTCGTGGGGTAGACTGTGCTTCGGCTGGAGGGAATTTGGGTCGTTGGATTCTCAATAAAGGGGGCGGGTTCTTCGAGGTGAACACGGGCGTATATCGGCCCATGATGGATCGCAACGCCTACAGCAACGACGCGGTGTGGGGAGACTTCAACGGGGACGGCAGGGTGGATTTTGCGGACGCGGGCCTGACCCGAGTGATCCGGGGCGGCGCGAACAACGGATCCACCACCCTCAACGATGGAATTCGGGACCTCGCCAGGATAGACGTCGGCCAGAGGCTGCGGTGGCGGTCGGTGGCGGTGGCGGATTTTGACAACGACGGGGATTCGGACCTGTTCGTGACCGTGGAGGGGAGCGGTCCGAAGACTCCGGATGGATTCCCCACGAAGGCCCCGGACCAGCTCTTCCGTACCGACCGTTCTGAGACCGGGGTCACGTTCACCGAGATCGCCAGGAGTGCCGGGGTAGATGGCGGCGTGTGCGTGGGAAAGCGGGCCGATCGGAGGCCTGCGGACCATTGTGCGGGAGGAGGTGGGGCGGCCGTCGTGGACTTCGACCGGGACGGCAGGATGGACCTCGTGGTGAGTTATACGCCGTGGTTCAAGCCTGCTGGAGGGGTGGAACAGGTCCGGCTGTACCGTAACGTAACTCCGAACCCCGGGAACTGGATCGGTATCCTGGTGCAGGGGCAGCTTGCCCTGGGTGCCAGGGTTACCGTACAGGCCTGCGGAATCACTCACTACCGCGAGGTACGGGCTGACACCCACCACCTGGCCCAGAACACCCGGGCGATCCACGTGGGGCTAGGAAGCTGCCAGGACCGGCCTTACGTGACCATCCAGTGGAGTGACGGGATGGCGCATCGGGGTTGGTTGAACGGGAACCGGTACCACCTGGTGCGGCAGTAG
- a CDS encoding FAD-dependent oxidoreductase, translated as MTPSVQTRVRRREPGTNWRLEGEVCVVGSGIAGISAALEAARLGREVVLVEGAPFIGGQAVGAPIGTIAGLFSCGQHPHQLTHLVADELLAALERENAVYRRYSKLARTVVLVYDEVVLGRWIEREVQRRGIRAVTGALLREVRREGTRIRSLFFLTRFGELEVTAPMYIDASGDAAVAWFAGLPCREPDRPIYGSQMAILEGVQDEVLLPEAAFFARLQSVLQEKGDRYGLERRDGLVFLFPGRGMAIVNMTHVQTPLDPEAFTRGSLEGKDQVDRAIRLLREEFPEAFGKARVRVYGQLGIRQTRWIVGRYQLSAEDVRTGRRFEDAIARTAWPIELHDRVEGYSWEPFEEGHVHYVPLRSLIPEGVENLLAVGRCIDADPLALSSVRVMGPCIAMGAAAAHVTDLCLRSAVPVPGVSLAALRERLRANLEDPPPPNSRCLDSCFRVPLK; from the coding sequence ATGACCCCTTCCGTACAGACCCGCGTGAGGCGCCGGGAGCCCGGAACCAACTGGCGGCTGGAGGGGGAGGTCTGCGTGGTGGGGTCCGGGATCGCGGGGATCTCCGCGGCCCTGGAGGCCGCCCGACTGGGCCGGGAGGTGGTCCTCGTGGAGGGGGCTCCCTTCATCGGGGGCCAGGCAGTAGGAGCACCCATCGGCACCATCGCGGGGCTGTTTTCCTGCGGTCAGCATCCGCACCAGCTGACCCATCTCGTGGCAGACGAGCTCCTGGCTGCCCTGGAACGGGAGAACGCCGTGTACCGTCGCTACTCGAAGCTGGCCCGCACCGTCGTCCTCGTATACGACGAGGTGGTGCTAGGGCGCTGGATCGAGCGGGAGGTGCAGCGGCGCGGAATTCGGGCGGTGACGGGAGCGCTTCTACGGGAGGTGCGGCGGGAGGGGACGAGGATCCGATCCCTCTTTTTCCTCACCCGGTTCGGAGAGCTCGAGGTGACGGCTCCCATGTACATCGACGCCTCGGGGGACGCCGCGGTGGCTTGGTTCGCGGGGCTTCCCTGCCGGGAACCAGACCGTCCCATTTACGGGTCGCAGATGGCGATCCTGGAAGGCGTGCAGGATGAGGTGCTCCTGCCCGAAGCCGCTTTCTTCGCCCGGCTTCAGTCCGTCCTGCAGGAGAAGGGCGATCGGTACGGGTTGGAGCGCAGGGACGGGCTCGTCTTCCTGTTCCCCGGGCGGGGCATGGCCATCGTGAACATGACCCACGTGCAGACTCCCCTGGATCCGGAGGCCTTCACCCGCGGGAGCCTGGAAGGGAAAGATCAGGTGGATCGGGCAATCCGGTTGCTCCGGGAGGAGTTCCCGGAGGCGTTCGGGAAGGCACGGGTGCGGGTGTACGGGCAGCTGGGAATTCGACAGACCCGGTGGATCGTGGGGCGATACCAGCTGTCCGCGGAGGATGTCCGGACGGGCAGAAGGTTCGAGGATGCGATTGCCCGCACCGCATGGCCCATCGAGCTCCACGATCGCGTGGAGGGATATTCCTGGGAGCCTTTCGAGGAGGGCCACGTCCACTACGTGCCTCTGCGGAGCCTGATCCCGGAGGGGGTGGAGAACCTCCTGGCGGTGGGACGGTGCATCGACGCGGACCCTCTCGCCCTGTCCAGCGTGCGCGTGATGGGTCCCTGCATCGCCATGGGGGCTGCGGCTGCCCACGTCACGGACCTCTGCCTGAGAAGCGCCGTCCCCGTCCCCGGGGTGAGCCTGGCCGCTCTCCGCGAGCGGCTCCGGGCAAACCTGGAAGATCCCCCCCCTCCTAACTCCAGATGCCTTGACAGTTGCTTCAGAGTTCCCCTGAAATAA
- a CDS encoding extracellular solute-binding protein: MAAARRERTLVLYDGHGGALPTIPFAAELFQRMYGIRVELSVMRASEAQERVRIEQRAGRPLADLVTVGPSQAWQMKKLQQTVQPLGELPSGRRVAAQIRLKLQEWEIDDVMLVEAVQLYGILINTRLVPSGEEPRSWMDLLDSRWRGRMIADDPRAFGGGSVFFAATYKRLGRGYHEQLAAQRPFLTRAIAEAANRVARGEFALMYPFALGLHPRVRDLPNVKVVIPREGAPYVLQGVSIPKEVRHPNAARLFAELLLSDAVQRNLYENFVLPAVAGFIRQAPSEQRTLLGVPLWETSDPPRGEELLRLASEIYR, translated from the coding sequence GTGGCCGCGGCCCGGAGGGAGAGGACCCTGGTCCTGTACGACGGCCACGGGGGCGCTCTTCCCACCATCCCGTTCGCCGCGGAGCTGTTTCAGCGAATGTACGGCATCCGCGTGGAGCTGAGCGTGATGCGAGCCAGCGAGGCCCAGGAACGGGTGCGGATCGAGCAACGGGCGGGCCGCCCGCTCGCGGATCTCGTCACCGTAGGCCCGAGCCAGGCCTGGCAGATGAAGAAGCTCCAGCAGACCGTGCAACCCCTTGGGGAGCTCCCCAGCGGGAGACGGGTGGCCGCGCAGATCCGGTTGAAGCTACAGGAGTGGGAGATCGACGACGTCATGCTGGTGGAAGCCGTGCAGCTCTACGGCATCCTGATCAACACCCGGCTGGTCCCGTCCGGAGAGGAGCCCCGGAGCTGGATGGATCTCCTGGATTCCAGGTGGAGGGGCAGGATGATTGCGGACGACCCCAGGGCCTTCGGGGGAGGGTCCGTGTTCTTCGCGGCCACCTACAAGCGCCTCGGGCGGGGATACCACGAGCAACTGGCGGCACAGCGCCCCTTCCTCACCAGGGCCATCGCGGAAGCCGCGAACCGGGTAGCCCGGGGCGAGTTCGCCCTGATGTACCCCTTTGCCCTGGGATTGCATCCCAGGGTCCGGGATCTCCCCAACGTGAAGGTGGTGATCCCCCGGGAAGGCGCGCCCTACGTGCTGCAGGGGGTCTCGATACCCAAGGAGGTCCGGCACCCCAACGCTGCCCGGTTGTTTGCGGAGCTGCTTCTCTCGGATGCCGTCCAGCGGAACCTCTACGAGAATTTCGTCCTCCCCGCCGTGGCTGGCTTCATCCGCCAGGCGCCGTCTGAACAGCGAACCCTCCTGGGGGTCCCCTTGTGGGAGACATCGGATCCCCCGAGGGGGGAGGAACTCCTTCGGCTTGCCTCGGAGATCTACCGGTAA
- a CDS encoding extracellular solute-binding protein, producing the protein MLRVAVGLLLIGWLLTPAGGTAPAREWNQILQAARREGRLVVYDAFGGAVPTVQYAAERFEATHGVKVEVAVMRASESIERIRVEQRAGRAIADLVTAGSGTTRPMLDEGVLRPFEELPSAPRIAPQVRLKVQEWDLQRYLLPFLIQLYGILINTNLVRPEEEPKSWSDLADPRWRGRLIMDDPRAPGGGQVLFQVTYRALGRRFQEDLAAQRPFLTRGIADAASRVARGEFAAMAPFALGLYPRVRGGPVKLIIPREGAPYVPLGVSLPRRSDHPNAAVAFSEFLLSREVQVRLMQDFILPVLRGYDQQAPEDVRPFLRVRLWDTVVDPRVEPEYLRRASEIYR; encoded by the coding sequence GTGTTGCGGGTTGCGGTGGGATTGCTCCTGATCGGTTGGTTGCTGACTCCCGCGGGGGGAACCGCACCGGCCCGGGAATGGAACCAGATCCTCCAGGCCGCGAGGCGGGAGGGCCGTCTGGTGGTGTACGATGCCTTCGGAGGCGCGGTTCCCACCGTACAGTACGCCGCGGAGCGGTTCGAGGCCACGCACGGGGTGAAGGTCGAGGTGGCCGTCATGCGGGCCAGCGAGTCCATCGAGCGCATCCGGGTGGAGCAGCGGGCCGGCCGCGCCATCGCGGATCTCGTGACCGCGGGGTCCGGGACCACCCGCCCCATGCTGGACGAGGGAGTCCTGCGCCCCTTCGAGGAACTTCCCAGCGCTCCCCGGATCGCGCCGCAGGTCCGGTTGAAGGTTCAGGAGTGGGATCTGCAGCGCTACCTCCTACCGTTCCTGATCCAGCTGTACGGGATCCTGATCAACACGAACCTGGTGCGGCCTGAAGAGGAACCGAAGAGCTGGAGCGATCTTGCGGATCCCCGATGGCGGGGCAGGCTCATCATGGACGACCCCAGGGCTCCAGGGGGCGGCCAGGTCCTGTTCCAGGTGACCTACCGGGCGCTGGGACGGAGATTCCAGGAGGATCTCGCGGCCCAGCGACCCTTCCTCACACGGGGAATCGCGGATGCGGCCAGCCGGGTGGCCCGGGGGGAATTCGCGGCGATGGCTCCCTTCGCCCTGGGGCTGTATCCGCGGGTTCGCGGGGGCCCCGTGAAGCTCATTATCCCCCGGGAAGGAGCTCCCTACGTCCCCCTGGGCGTCTCCCTGCCCCGGCGCAGCGACCATCCGAATGCGGCGGTGGCCTTCAGCGAGTTCCTGCTCTCCCGGGAGGTACAGGTCCGGCTGATGCAGGATTTCATCCTGCCGGTGCTGCGTGGGTATGACCAGCAGGCGCCGGAGGACGTCCGGCCCTTCCTGCGCGTCCGACTCTGGGACACCGTGGTGGATCCCCGGGTGGAGCCCGAGTATCTCCGGAGGGCGAGCGAAATCTATCGGTAG
- a CDS encoding MFS transporter: protein MLFGFFSGMVVPFLGVTARRMGASPLLVSLVVAGPAVGLLLTAYWSVVVTGRNPVPYLVWPGLLARGLFLLTPALVHPVAFVILVLVYHAVNGITTPAYMAAVQLLFPPEHRGTLLGLVRTGLSCASILGSLLAGHFLEGLGPGWVFPMAALFGMAGALAHSRIRPPRLVARPARPSLREVWRAAWEDGRFRWVLVATFAFGVGGWTAAPALPLLLVDVLRASHTQVGVLAAASNAASMVGFFLWERIIDRSGGLITLRRALMLSPLTPLLYALAPSAWVALVPAAVDGLLIAAVELAWMTAVMDLAPPHRVVHYAGAYTSLIGVRGILAPLLAGALLERLGPRPVFLVAATWMAAAGAVAWLRLRPR from the coding sequence TTGCTGTTCGGCTTCTTCAGCGGGATGGTGGTACCCTTCCTCGGGGTCACCGCCCGGCGGATGGGCGCTTCCCCGCTCCTGGTTTCCCTGGTGGTAGCTGGTCCCGCGGTAGGGTTGCTGCTCACCGCCTACTGGAGCGTGGTGGTCACGGGCCGCAATCCCGTTCCGTATCTCGTGTGGCCGGGCCTGCTGGCCCGGGGCCTCTTCCTGCTCACCCCCGCCCTCGTACATCCCGTCGCCTTCGTGATCCTTGTGCTCGTCTACCACGCGGTGAACGGCATCACCACCCCCGCCTACATGGCCGCGGTGCAGCTCCTCTTCCCACCGGAGCACCGGGGCACCCTGCTGGGCCTGGTCCGCACCGGGCTCAGCTGCGCCTCCATCCTGGGCTCCCTCCTCGCGGGGCATTTCCTCGAAGGGCTCGGACCCGGCTGGGTCTTCCCGATGGCGGCCCTGTTCGGCATGGCAGGAGCCCTGGCCCACAGTCGCATCCGGCCTCCCCGTCTTGTTGCTCGCCCCGCACGCCCCTCCCTGCGGGAGGTGTGGCGTGCCGCGTGGGAGGACGGGCGGTTTCGGTGGGTGCTCGTGGCCACCTTCGCCTTCGGGGTCGGCGGGTGGACCGCGGCGCCCGCGCTTCCCCTGTTGCTCGTGGATGTCCTCCGGGCCAGCCACACCCAGGTGGGAGTGCTGGCGGCCGCCTCCAACGCGGCCTCTATGGTGGGCTTCTTTCTGTGGGAGAGGATCATCGATCGGTCCGGCGGGCTTATAACCCTGCGCCGGGCGCTGATGCTCTCCCCCCTCACCCCGCTGCTCTACGCCCTCGCGCCCTCCGCGTGGGTGGCGCTCGTGCCTGCGGCCGTAGACGGGCTCCTCATCGCAGCAGTGGAGCTCGCCTGGATGACTGCGGTGATGGATCTAGCTCCCCCACACCGGGTGGTGCACTATGCGGGAGCCTACACCTCTCTCATCGGCGTACGCGGTATCCTCGCTCCCCTGCTTGCCGGGGCACTCCTGGAACGTCTCGGCCCGCGGCCGGTGTTTCTTGTGGCCGCCACCTGGATGGCGGCGGCCGGCGCGGTGGCCTGGCTGCGGCTGCGTCCCCGATAA
- a CDS encoding CDGSH iron-sulfur domain-containing protein, producing MAEVTITPRDNGPYLVRGPVRLVDAEGREWNLDREVIALCRCGGSSNKPFCDGTHARVGFQSQVRAPAP from the coding sequence ATGGCGGAGGTAACCATCACCCCTCGGGACAACGGCCCGTACCTGGTGCGGGGGCCGGTCCGGTTGGTGGACGCGGAGGGGCGTGAATGGAACCTCGACCGCGAGGTCATCGCCCTGTGCCGGTGTGGTGGCAGCAGTAACAAGCCCTTCTGCGACGGCACCCACGCCCGGGTCGGGTTTCAGTCCCAGGTCCGGGCGCCCGCTCCCTGA
- a CDS encoding tannase/feruloyl esterase family alpha/beta hydrolase, producing the protein MRGLWALLLALLLGIPSFFAVKARAQGSVESCAALAGSRSGERLLAAHVVERGRFRIPEHMRPYLPGQVDPAVFQGAPAFCRVVGIFPPRVYFEVWLPLAGWNGRVLVVGNGGLAGQISGYPQMALALRQGYAVAATDTGHRGLSVDGSWALGRRDLVADYAHRAVHLTAQAAKRLTRAFYGRGPRHSYFLGCSTGGRQGLMEAQRYPWDFDGIVAGAPAISFTAFHVAQLWAIRSALATPESYLSPRELAAVTRWILERWDAADGVRDGLLGNPLDVEVDYQALARDLSLRPQQVEVLRRIHTGPVDRRGQPLHPGFAPGSEYAWGLLFGDPNRPFPIGQEVFRYMVYGNPDWSWRDLDPERDLLAAQLRIGTLLDTRDPDLRPYAERGGKIILWHGWNDPGIPPGGTLRYYEEVLQVMGPEQGNGFLRLFLLPGVEHCRGGPGADEVDWLGAIVDWVERGVPPERAAVAVQREGGRVAFQRPLCPYPTVARYEGGAPQEASSFRCIR; encoded by the coding sequence ATGCGGGGATTGTGGGCTTTGCTGCTTGCCTTACTCCTTGGAATTCCCTCGTTCTTTGCCGTGAAGGCCCGGGCCCAGGGCAGCGTGGAGTCCTGCGCGGCGCTAGCGGGAAGCCGATCCGGAGAGCGTCTGCTGGCGGCGCACGTGGTGGAGCGGGGCCGGTTCCGGATTCCTGAGCACATGCGGCCGTACCTGCCGGGCCAAGTGGATCCCGCGGTGTTCCAGGGGGCTCCTGCGTTCTGCCGGGTGGTGGGCATCTTCCCCCCGCGGGTGTACTTCGAGGTCTGGCTCCCGCTCGCCGGATGGAACGGCCGGGTGCTGGTGGTGGGGAATGGGGGGTTGGCAGGGCAGATCAGCGGGTATCCCCAGATGGCCCTGGCCCTCCGTCAGGGCTACGCGGTGGCGGCCACGGATACCGGCCACCGGGGGCTTTCGGTAGATGGATCGTGGGCCCTGGGGCGGCGGGACCTGGTCGCGGACTATGCCCACCGGGCCGTTCACCTGACCGCCCAGGCGGCGAAACGCTTGACCCGGGCCTTTTACGGACGGGGACCCAGGCACAGCTACTTCCTGGGGTGCTCCACCGGGGGGCGCCAAGGGCTCATGGAGGCGCAGCGGTACCCCTGGGACTTCGACGGGATCGTGGCGGGAGCCCCTGCCATCTCCTTCACGGCCTTTCACGTGGCGCAGTTGTGGGCCATCCGCTCCGCCCTGGCCACCCCGGAGAGCTACCTCTCCCCTCGGGAGCTCGCCGCCGTGACCCGCTGGATCCTGGAAAGGTGGGATGCTGCGGACGGTGTCCGGGACGGCCTTCTCGGGAACCCTCTGGACGTCGAGGTGGACTACCAGGCCTTAGCCCGGGATCTGTCCCTCCGGCCCCAACAGGTGGAGGTCCTCCGCCGGATCCACACCGGCCCCGTGGATCGCCGCGGTCAGCCGCTTCACCCCGGCTTCGCCCCGGGGAGCGAGTACGCGTGGGGGCTTCTGTTCGGGGATCCGAATCGCCCGTTCCCCATCGGTCAGGAAGTCTTCCGGTACATGGTCTACGGGAACCCGGATTGGAGCTGGCGGGACCTGGATCCGGAGCGGGATCTGCTTGCCGCGCAGCTCCGGATTGGGACCCTTCTCGACACCCGGGATCCGGACCTCCGTCCGTACGCGGAGCGAGGCGGCAAGATCATCCTGTGGCACGGATGGAACGATCCAGGAATTCCCCCCGGCGGTACTCTGCGCTACTACGAGGAGGTCCTCCAGGTGATGGGGCCGGAACAGGGGAACGGGTTCCTGCGCCTCTTTTTGCTTCCGGGTGTGGAGCACTGCAGGGGAGGACCCGGGGCGGATGAGGTGGACTGGCTGGGGGCCATCGTGGACTGGGTCGAGCGGGGAGTTCCGCCGGAGCGGGCGGCCGTGGCCGTCCAGCGGGAAGGTGGGAGGGTGGCCTTTCAAAGGCCCCTCTGTCCCTATCCCACCGTTGCCCGGTACGAGGGTGGAGCACCCCAGGAGGCGTCCAGTTTCCGGTGCATCCGGTAA
- a CDS encoding M48 family metalloprotease — protein sequence MLRPVAAILGLLLLAAPAAPRSTEDRSEVEQGRQAAQQVERALRVVTDPAVADRVERIGKAVAAQTERPQLPWTFRVVEHRFPNAVALPGGFVYVTSAMLQRVRTDHELAGLLAHEAAHVARRHHRRMAQEALRTNLLVMLVAVLVRDPRIATGAQLVGGGILSAFSRELEREADLSAVGYVQRTSWHPVGVLTLLERLAWEEQLSVTPDPGAFRTHPVWAERIRAVEEELVRRGIPLHRRISMGFLRVEAGEGGSVGEVRVNGEVVMRLAGGRERAEAVAAQLDRIFNEDPSPLEVEAVGVLNEWTVRIAGQLVVVITDQDERLLGRTRRDLAQEYAAALRRVITEDRRRRALGG from the coding sequence ATGCTTCGACCTGTAGCCGCCATCCTGGGCCTCCTGCTCCTCGCGGCTCCCGCGGCCCCACGGTCCACGGAGGATCGGTCGGAAGTGGAGCAGGGGCGCCAGGCCGCCCAGCAGGTGGAACGCGCCCTGCGGGTGGTCACGGATCCTGCGGTGGCGGACCGGGTGGAGCGGATCGGAAAGGCCGTGGCGGCTCAGACGGAACGGCCGCAGCTACCTTGGACCTTCCGGGTGGTGGAGCACCGGTTCCCCAACGCGGTGGCCCTGCCGGGCGGCTTCGTGTACGTTACGAGCGCCATGCTGCAACGGGTGCGCACGGATCACGAACTGGCGGGGTTGCTGGCCCATGAAGCCGCCCACGTGGCCCGGCGCCACCACCGCCGCATGGCCCAGGAGGCGTTGCGCACCAATCTTCTCGTGATGCTGGTGGCGGTGCTGGTGCGGGATCCCAGGATCGCCACGGGCGCGCAGCTGGTGGGCGGCGGGATCCTCAGCGCCTTCTCCCGGGAGCTGGAGCGGGAGGCGGACCTGTCCGCGGTGGGTTATGTGCAGCGCACCTCGTGGCATCCCGTGGGCGTGCTCACCCTGCTGGAGCGGCTCGCCTGGGAGGAGCAGCTCTCCGTGACCCCGGATCCCGGGGCCTTCCGCACGCACCCCGTCTGGGCAGAACGCATCCGGGCGGTGGAGGAGGAGCTCGTGCGTCGGGGGATTCCCCTCCACCGCCGGATCTCCATGGGGTTTCTACGGGTGGAGGCGGGGGAGGGGGGGTCTGTGGGGGAGGTGCGGGTGAACGGAGAAGTGGTGATGCGGCTTGCGGGCGGGAGGGAGCGGGCCGAGGCGGTGGCCGCCCAGCTGGACCGCATCTTCAACGAGGACCCCTCGCCCCTGGAGGTGGAGGCAGTAGGCGTCCTGAACGAGTGGACGGTTCGCATCGCGGGCCAGCTCGTGGTGGTCATCACGGATCAGGATGAGCGCCTTTTGGGCCGGACCCGGCGGGATCTCGCGCAGGAGTATGCCGCGGCTCTACGACGGGTGATCACGGAGGACCGGCGGCGCCGGGCTCTAGGAGGTTGA